One segment of Nocardioides sp. QY071 DNA contains the following:
- a CDS encoding metal ABC transporter substrate-binding protein, producing MRLSSGLVALSSLALLASGCSAFSDDTKGDDGKVSVAAAFYPLAYVAERVTEGTGARVDLLTQPGTEPHDLELTIKETADLADADLVVYESGFQPAVDDAVEQNATGATVDATKVVDPLPFEEHADEEEHDHDHGDLDPHFWQDPLRVADLADAVADELAGVDADHADAYRENAAALRADLTTLDESYAAGLADCDRDTIVVSHDAFGYLEKYGLHVASIVGLSPDAEPTGAVLGELQDLIKTEGITTVFSEPLKPALGASFADDLGLTNGVLDPVEGLTDATADEDYLSLMKTNLATLRSANGCR from the coding sequence ATGCGCTTGTCTTCCGGCCTCGTCGCCCTGTCCTCGCTCGCCCTGCTCGCCTCCGGCTGCTCCGCCTTCAGTGACGACACGAAGGGCGACGACGGCAAGGTGAGCGTGGCGGCCGCCTTCTACCCGCTGGCGTACGTCGCCGAGCGGGTCACCGAGGGCACCGGCGCACGGGTGGACCTGCTCACCCAGCCCGGTACCGAGCCGCACGACCTCGAGCTGACCATCAAGGAGACCGCGGACCTGGCCGACGCCGACCTGGTCGTCTACGAGTCGGGCTTCCAGCCCGCCGTCGACGACGCGGTCGAGCAGAACGCCACCGGCGCAACGGTCGACGCGACGAAGGTCGTCGACCCGCTGCCGTTCGAGGAGCACGCCGACGAGGAGGAGCACGACCACGACCACGGCGACCTCGACCCGCACTTCTGGCAGGACCCGCTGCGGGTCGCCGACCTCGCCGACGCGGTCGCCGACGAGCTCGCGGGCGTCGACGCGGACCACGCCGACGCCTACCGCGAGAACGCGGCGGCGCTGCGGGCCGACCTGACCACGCTCGACGAGTCCTATGCCGCTGGTCTGGCCGACTGCGATCGTGACACCATCGTGGTGTCCCACGACGCGTTCGGCTACCTGGAGAAGTACGGCCTCCACGTCGCCTCGATCGTGGGCCTCTCCCCCGACGCCGAGCCGACCGGTGCGGTGCTCGGGGAGCTGCAGGACCTCATCAAGACGGAAGGCATCACCACGGTGTTCAGCGAGCCGCTCAAGCCGGCGCTCGGCGCGAGCTTCGCCGACGACCTCGGCCTGACCAACGGAGTGCTCGACCCGGTGGAGGGCCTCACCGACGCCACCGCCGACGAGGACTACCTGTCGCTGATGAAGACCAACCTCGCCACCCTGCGCTCCGCGAACGGCTGTCGATGA
- a CDS encoding antibiotic biosynthesis monooxygenase, which translates to MLVVNRFRAGQDPAGLRAELELVHGLLAAQTGYVEGWVGRNLDDPDLWTLTTRWANVGAYRRALSTYDLKLHGVPVLSRAVDEPGAYEVVEPGGVLNVVEPRVT; encoded by the coding sequence GTGCTCGTCGTGAACCGCTTCCGCGCAGGCCAGGACCCGGCCGGACTCCGGGCCGAGCTCGAGCTCGTCCACGGGCTCCTCGCCGCCCAGACCGGGTACGTCGAGGGCTGGGTCGGCCGCAACCTCGACGACCCGGACCTGTGGACCCTCACCACACGCTGGGCCAACGTCGGCGCCTACCGGCGCGCGCTGTCGACGTACGACCTCAAGCTGCACGGCGTCCCCGTGCTCAGCCGGGCCGTCGACGAGCCCGGTGCCTACGAGGTCGTGGAGCCCGGCGGAGTCCTCAATGTGGTGGAGCCTCGCGTAACCTAG
- a CDS encoding glycine--tRNA ligase: MAKPPPSTVDQVVSLAKRRGFVYPCGEIYGGTRSAWDYGPLGVELKENIKRQWWRSMVQSRDDVVGLDSSVILPRQTWEASGHVATFTDPLTECQSCHKRFRADHLQEAYAEKKGIEDPDTVPMSDIACPNCGSRGAWTEPRQFSGLLKTYLGVIEDESGLHYLRPETAQGIFLNFANVVTSQRMKPPFGIAQIGKSFRNEITPGNFIFRTREFEQMEMEFFVKPGEDEEWHQYWIDTRTQWYTDLGINPDNLRHYEHAKEKLSHYSKRTVDIEYRFRFAGSEWGELEGIANRTDFDLSTHAEASGKDLSYFDQASNTRYVPYVIEPAAGLSRSLMTFLVDAYAEDEAPNTKGGVDKRTVLRLDPRLAPVKAAVLPLSRNEDLTPKAKAVATELRALWNVDFDDAGAIGKRYRRQDEIGTPYCVTVDFDTLEDQAVTVRDRDTMSQERVSLTKLTSYFAERLVGC, translated from the coding sequence GTGGCCAAGCCGCCCCCGTCCACCGTCGACCAGGTCGTCTCCCTCGCGAAGCGCCGAGGCTTCGTCTACCCCTGTGGCGAGATCTACGGCGGCACCCGCTCGGCCTGGGACTACGGCCCGCTGGGCGTGGAGCTCAAGGAGAACATCAAGCGCCAGTGGTGGCGCTCGATGGTGCAGAGCCGCGACGACGTCGTCGGCCTCGACTCCAGCGTGATCCTGCCGCGGCAGACCTGGGAGGCGTCCGGCCACGTCGCGACGTTCACCGACCCGCTGACCGAGTGCCAGTCGTGCCACAAGCGGTTCCGCGCCGACCACCTGCAGGAGGCGTACGCCGAGAAGAAGGGGATCGAGGACCCCGACACGGTCCCGATGTCGGACATCGCGTGCCCCAACTGCGGCAGCCGCGGCGCCTGGACCGAGCCGCGCCAGTTCTCCGGCCTGCTCAAGACCTACCTCGGCGTCATCGAGGACGAGTCGGGCCTGCACTACCTGCGCCCCGAGACCGCGCAGGGCATCTTCCTCAACTTCGCCAACGTGGTGACCTCGCAGCGGATGAAGCCCCCGTTCGGCATCGCGCAGATCGGCAAGAGCTTCCGCAACGAGATCACGCCGGGCAACTTCATCTTCCGCACCCGCGAGTTCGAGCAGATGGAGATGGAGTTCTTCGTCAAGCCGGGTGAGGACGAGGAGTGGCACCAGTACTGGATCGACACCCGCACGCAGTGGTACACCGACCTCGGCATCAACCCCGACAACCTGCGCCACTACGAGCACGCCAAGGAGAAGCTCTCCCACTACTCCAAGCGGACCGTCGACATCGAGTACCGCTTCCGGTTCGCCGGCTCCGAGTGGGGTGAGCTCGAGGGCATCGCCAACCGCACCGACTTCGACCTGTCGACCCACGCCGAGGCGTCGGGCAAGGACCTGTCCTACTTCGACCAGGCCTCCAACACCCGCTACGTCCCCTACGTCATCGAGCCCGCAGCGGGCCTCTCGCGCAGCCTGATGACCTTCCTCGTCGACGCGTACGCCGAGGACGAGGCCCCCAACACCAAGGGCGGCGTCGACAAGCGGACCGTGCTGCGGCTCGACCCGCGCCTGGCCCCGGTCAAGGCCGCGGTGCTGCCGCTGAGCCGCAACGAGGACCTCACCCCGAAGGCCAAGGCCGTCGCCACCGAGCTGCGTGCCCTGTGGAACGTCGACTTCGACGACGCCGGCGCGATCGGCAAGCGCTACCGCCGCCAGGACGAGATCGGTACGCCGTACTGCGTCACCGTCGACTTCGACACCCTCGAGGACCAGGCCGTCACCGTCCGCGACCGCGACACCATGTCCCAGGAGCGGGTCTCGCTGACCAAGCTGACGTCCTACTTCGCCGAGCGGCTCGTCGGGTGCTGA
- the dusB gene encoding tRNA dihydrouridine synthase DusB gives MTGLRLGPLEVPTPVVLAPMAGITNAAYRRLCAEHGAGLYVCEMITSRGLVEGDETTKRMLVFDELETVRSVQLYGTDPTYVGQATRILCEDYGVAHVDLNFGCPVPKVTRKGGGGALPWKRNLLGAILEEAVAAAAPYDVPVTMKTRKGLDDDHLTFLDAGRIAQETGVAAIALHGRTVAQAYSGQADWDAIAELVAAVDIPVLGNGDIWEAADALRMVEETGAAGVVVGRGCLGRPWLFRDLAAAFSGAGVGETTLPTLGEVAAMMRRHAELLCEHMGEERGCKEFRKHVTWYLKGFRAGGELRRSLGLVDSLAALGRLLAELDPAEPFPASELGAPRGRQGAPRSRIVLPEGWLDDTDGLSGGGVGVLEDVDETTGG, from the coding sequence GTGACCGGACTGCGCCTGGGCCCGCTCGAGGTGCCCACGCCGGTGGTGCTCGCCCCGATGGCCGGCATCACCAACGCCGCCTACCGCCGGCTGTGTGCCGAGCACGGCGCCGGGCTGTACGTCTGCGAGATGATCACCAGTCGCGGGCTGGTCGAGGGCGACGAGACGACCAAGCGGATGCTGGTCTTCGACGAGCTCGAGACGGTCCGCTCGGTCCAGCTCTACGGCACCGACCCGACCTACGTCGGCCAGGCGACCAGGATCCTGTGCGAGGACTACGGCGTCGCCCACGTCGACCTCAACTTCGGCTGCCCGGTGCCCAAGGTCACCCGCAAGGGCGGCGGTGGCGCCCTGCCGTGGAAGCGCAACCTGTTGGGCGCGATCCTCGAGGAGGCGGTCGCCGCCGCGGCGCCCTACGACGTCCCGGTCACGATGAAGACCCGCAAGGGCCTCGACGACGACCACCTGACCTTCCTCGACGCCGGCCGCATCGCGCAGGAGACAGGCGTCGCCGCGATCGCGCTGCACGGGCGGACCGTGGCGCAGGCCTACTCCGGGCAGGCCGACTGGGACGCCATCGCTGAGCTGGTCGCGGCCGTCGACATCCCGGTCCTCGGCAACGGCGACATCTGGGAGGCTGCCGACGCGCTGCGCATGGTCGAGGAGACCGGCGCCGCGGGCGTCGTCGTCGGCCGCGGCTGCCTGGGCCGGCCCTGGCTGTTCCGCGACCTAGCCGCCGCGTTCTCCGGGGCCGGCGTCGGGGAGACGACGCTGCCGACCCTCGGCGAGGTGGCCGCGATGATGCGTCGGCATGCCGAGCTGCTGTGCGAGCACATGGGGGAGGAGCGCGGCTGCAAGGAGTTCCGCAAGCACGTCACCTGGTACCTCAAGGGCTTCCGTGCCGGCGGCGAGCTGCGCCGCTCGCTGGGCCTGGTCGACTCGCTGGCAGCCCTGGGCCGGCTGCTCGCCGAGCTGGACCCGGCTGAGCCGTTCCCGGCCTCCGAGCTCGGTGCCCCGCGCGGGCGGCAGGGCGCGCCGCGGTCCAGGATCGTGCTCCCGGAGGGCTGGCTCGATGACACCGACGGCCTCTCCGGTGGCGGTGTGGGCGTGCTCGAGGACGTCGACGAGACCACGGGTGGGTGA
- a CDS encoding LysR family transcriptional regulator, translated as MHQLRYAVAVADEGSFTAAAQALHVTQSGVSAQVALLERELGTRLFDRTPKGTRVAPSAAPVLDQIRYVVAGLDRVRSTADEVNGLLSGTVAVGAVAGLSWPAFLDGIQSVHDEHPGLELSLREGRSFELQADVAAGRLDLALVSWPDQPLAGLASWVALDERVMVVVDPRHPWAGRTEVSPAELLDEQVICTSEGTGMRLAYATLMRAEGLPAPVTWDVTLPTTARALAARGLGVAVVTSSSADAPSELHHVRVTSTQADSHLGLVWRADPAPSAAARATLAALRAHLGQGSRTGQ; from the coding sequence GTGCACCAGCTCCGCTACGCCGTGGCGGTCGCGGACGAGGGCTCGTTCACGGCCGCCGCCCAGGCCCTGCACGTCACCCAGTCCGGCGTCAGCGCCCAGGTCGCTCTGCTCGAGCGCGAGCTGGGCACCCGGCTCTTCGACCGCACACCCAAGGGCACCCGGGTGGCGCCCTCGGCCGCTCCGGTCCTCGACCAGATCCGGTACGTCGTCGCGGGGCTCGATCGCGTGCGGAGCACCGCGGACGAGGTCAACGGGCTGCTCAGCGGGACGGTCGCCGTCGGCGCGGTCGCCGGACTGAGCTGGCCGGCGTTCCTCGACGGGATCCAGTCGGTCCACGACGAGCACCCCGGCCTCGAGCTGTCCCTGCGCGAGGGTCGCTCCTTCGAGCTGCAGGCCGACGTCGCCGCGGGCCGTCTCGACCTGGCGCTGGTCTCCTGGCCGGACCAGCCGTTGGCCGGGCTCGCGTCCTGGGTGGCCCTCGACGAGCGCGTCATGGTCGTCGTCGATCCTCGGCACCCGTGGGCCGGACGCACCGAGGTCTCCCCCGCCGAGCTGCTCGACGAGCAGGTGATCTGCACCTCCGAAGGCACCGGCATGCGGCTCGCCTACGCGACGCTGATGCGGGCCGAGGGCCTGCCGGCGCCGGTGACCTGGGACGTCACCTTGCCGACCACGGCTCGCGCACTGGCCGCGCGCGGTCTCGGCGTCGCCGTCGTGACCAGCTCGTCGGCGGACGCGCCGAGCGAGCTGCACCACGTCCGCGTCACCTCGACACAGGCCGACTCGCACCTGGGCCTGGTCTGGCGCGCCGACCCGGCGCCGTCGGCCGCCGCCCGGGCGACCCTGGCTGCGCTACGCGCCCACCTGGGGCAGGGTTCGAGGACCGGTCAGTAG
- a CDS encoding MFS transporter, with the protein MTTTTAKQRLIRTVQLGTATVEGIVLSTIVLHATVTLGLPPASVGVILALGAGTAIALAVPLGMLTDRLGLGGAAAALSALASLALAGYAVTDTGAGFTAAAIAFAVAQSASGAARQALAVEGADPADRLAIRATMHMLLNAGIGIGTTIGALLAAVDLGTTTETAYGVGAVSMALAALLLVALTGRRRPGAGTSAPATGGMLLALRDRRFATALGLAAAIQLTMPVLSVILPVWVVLRSGGPAWLPAVALALNTVAVIAGQRRWAARVTSTRSTVRTGVAAAIALAAAGALLAVSARTDSPIAFSVVVVAGVLALTVGEIGGGLATWRVALSEVPAAAEGRYQAAYSMSTSAARIVGPSLALPLVLTLGPVGWLLLGATMASGCLGIAALASETPLGSLRGPGRAAVRRARARADRARAAEAC; encoded by the coding sequence ATGACCACCACGACCGCGAAGCAGCGACTGATCCGCACCGTCCAGCTCGGCACCGCGACGGTCGAGGGCATCGTGCTCTCCACGATCGTCCTGCACGCCACCGTCACCCTCGGCCTCCCGCCCGCCTCCGTCGGCGTCATCCTGGCGCTCGGCGCGGGCACCGCCATCGCCCTGGCGGTCCCGCTCGGCATGCTCACCGACCGGCTCGGCCTGGGGGGTGCGGCGGCCGCGCTCTCGGCACTGGCCTCGCTCGCCCTGGCCGGGTACGCCGTCACCGACACCGGCGCCGGATTCACCGCGGCCGCGATCGCCTTCGCGGTCGCGCAGTCCGCCTCCGGCGCCGCACGCCAGGCGCTCGCCGTCGAGGGGGCCGACCCGGCCGACCGACTGGCCATCCGTGCCACCATGCACATGCTGTTGAACGCCGGGATCGGCATCGGCACCACGATCGGCGCGCTCCTGGCCGCCGTCGACCTCGGGACCACCACCGAGACGGCGTACGGCGTCGGCGCGGTGTCCATGGCCCTGGCCGCGCTCCTCCTCGTCGCCCTGACCGGACGCCGGCGCCCCGGCGCCGGGACCTCGGCCCCCGCCACCGGCGGCATGCTGCTCGCCCTGCGCGACCGCCGGTTCGCGACGGCCCTTGGGCTCGCGGCGGCGATCCAGCTCACCATGCCGGTGCTCTCGGTCATCCTCCCCGTCTGGGTCGTGCTCCGGTCCGGCGGCCCGGCCTGGCTGCCCGCCGTGGCGCTCGCGCTCAACACCGTCGCGGTGATCGCCGGGCAGCGGCGGTGGGCCGCGCGGGTCACGTCGACGCGGAGCACGGTGCGCACGGGCGTCGCCGCCGCGATCGCCCTGGCCGCCGCAGGTGCCCTGCTCGCGGTCTCCGCTCGCACCGACTCGCCGATCGCCTTCAGCGTCGTGGTGGTCGCCGGTGTCCTCGCGCTGACCGTCGGCGAGATCGGCGGCGGCCTGGCCACCTGGCGGGTGGCGCTCAGCGAGGTCCCGGCCGCGGCGGAGGGGCGCTACCAGGCGGCGTACTCCATGTCGACCAGCGCCGCCCGCATCGTCGGCCCCAGCCTCGCCCTGCCGCTGGTCCTCACGCTCGGCCCGGTCGGCTGGCTGCTCCTCGGTGCCACGATGGCCTCCGGCTGCCTCGGCATCGCCGCGCTGGCGTCGGAGACCCCGCTAGGGTCGCTGCGTGGACCCGGTCGAGCAGCGGTACGACGCGCACGCGCGCGAGCGGATCGTGCCCGAGCCGCCGAAGCGTGTTGA
- a CDS encoding deoxyguanosinetriphosphate triphosphohydrolase, whose product MDPVEQRYDAHARERIVPEPPKRVEAPERLPFERDRARVVHAASFRRLAAKTQVVGPQSDDFVRNRLTHSLEVAQIARDLSRALGTHPDITETAALAHDLGHPPFGHNGERALAELATGCGGFEGNAQTLRLLTRLEAKTPGAGLNLTRATLDACTKYPWGRAGGAEHAGKFGVYDDDLPAFEWLRAGAPAGGRCLEAQVMDLADDVAYSVHDVEDGTVAGKVDLTRLDAPALWDTVRVWYRPDATDAELDAVLDRLRAVGSWPRAPYDGGRAGLAALKNLTSDLIGRFCGAVQQATFAATEGPFVRYAGDLVIPADTWAEITVLKGIAAHYVMEAADRVALQIRQRELLAALVEVLLDRGPDALDEMYAADWHAASDDAARTRVVIDQVASLTDASAVAWHDRLLG is encoded by the coding sequence GTGGACCCGGTCGAGCAGCGGTACGACGCGCACGCGCGCGAGCGGATCGTGCCCGAGCCGCCGAAGCGTGTTGAGGCGCCCGAGCGGCTGCCGTTCGAGCGCGACCGGGCGCGCGTGGTGCACGCGGCGTCCTTCCGGCGGCTGGCGGCCAAGACCCAGGTGGTCGGACCGCAGAGCGACGACTTCGTCCGCAACCGGCTCACCCACAGCCTGGAGGTCGCCCAGATCGCGCGCGACCTCTCCCGCGCGCTGGGAACCCACCCCGACATCACCGAGACGGCCGCGCTCGCGCACGACCTCGGCCACCCGCCGTTCGGCCACAACGGCGAGCGCGCGCTGGCCGAGCTCGCCACGGGCTGCGGCGGGTTCGAGGGAAACGCCCAGACGTTGCGGCTGCTGACCCGGCTCGAGGCCAAGACGCCCGGCGCCGGGCTCAACCTGACCCGGGCCACCCTCGACGCCTGCACCAAGTACCCCTGGGGCCGCGCCGGCGGGGCGGAGCATGCCGGCAAGTTCGGGGTGTACGACGACGACCTGCCGGCCTTCGAGTGGCTCCGGGCGGGCGCGCCTGCCGGCGGCCGCTGCCTGGAGGCGCAGGTGATGGACCTCGCCGACGACGTCGCCTACTCCGTCCACGACGTCGAGGACGGCACCGTCGCCGGCAAGGTCGACCTGACCCGGCTCGACGCCCCGGCCCTGTGGGACACGGTCCGGGTCTGGTACCGCCCCGACGCGACCGACGCCGAGCTCGACGCGGTCCTCGACCGGCTCCGGGCCGTCGGGAGCTGGCCGCGGGCGCCGTACGACGGCGGACGGGCGGGCCTCGCCGCGCTGAAGAACCTCACCAGCGACCTGATCGGCCGGTTCTGCGGCGCCGTGCAGCAGGCGACGTTCGCGGCGACCGAGGGCCCGTTCGTGCGCTACGCCGGCGACCTGGTGATCCCGGCCGACACGTGGGCCGAGATCACCGTGCTCAAGGGGATCGCGGCGCACTACGTCATGGAGGCCGCCGACCGGGTCGCGCTGCAGATCCGCCAGCGCGAGCTGCTCGCGGCCCTGGTCGAGGTGCTGCTCGATCGGGGGCCGGACGCCCTGGACGAGATGTACGCCGCCGACTGGCACGCCGCATCCGATGACGCGGCCCGGACCCGGGTCGTCATCGACCAGGTCGCCTCACTGACCGACGCCAGCGCTGTCGCCTGGCATGACCGGCTACTGGGCTGA
- a CDS encoding dihydrofolate reductase family protein has product MRKVTYSMGVSLDGYVIGPDGEFAWTAPSEEVFRFSTEEVGGVGTHLLGRRLYESMLVWETTEEVPGLGFSTAEFAHRWRRIPKVVFSTTLTEVEGNARLLSGGLVEEVERLRAEPGEGDIAIGGADLAAQVITAGLVDEYRIRYYPVLVGGGTPYVPQDAVRRNVELVESRTFGSGVVFLHYRTVREG; this is encoded by the coding sequence ATGCGCAAGGTCACCTACTCGATGGGGGTCTCCCTCGACGGCTACGTCATCGGGCCCGACGGTGAGTTCGCCTGGACCGCGCCCAGCGAGGAGGTGTTCCGGTTCAGCACCGAGGAGGTCGGCGGGGTCGGCACCCACCTGCTGGGCCGCCGCCTCTACGAGTCGATGCTGGTCTGGGAGACCACCGAGGAGGTCCCCGGGCTCGGCTTCTCCACGGCCGAGTTCGCCCACCGCTGGCGGCGCATCCCGAAGGTCGTGTTCTCCACGACGCTCACCGAGGTCGAGGGCAACGCGCGGCTGCTGTCCGGCGGGCTGGTCGAGGAGGTCGAGCGGCTGCGGGCCGAGCCGGGGGAGGGCGACATCGCCATCGGCGGCGCCGACCTCGCGGCCCAGGTCATCACCGCGGGCCTCGTCGACGAGTACCGGATCCGCTACTACCCGGTCCTGGTCGGCGGCGGTACGCCGTACGTCCCCCAGGACGCGGTGCGCAGGAACGTCGAGCTCGTCGAGAGCCGCACCTTCGGGAGCGGGGTCGTCTTCCTGCACTACCGGACCGTGCGCGAGGGCTGA
- a CDS encoding L,D-transpeptidase, with product MEESRRRTSWPVTLVVLLFALSTLVMVLKDGGDDETSPAAAPAASVDLDLKKLPVSSTHSTIKAAPQDPRPTKTPSGTVVHPKRATALYDEPDGKPFAKVRPTEFGDVWLPAITRNRDWVQVLLPSKPNGSTGWIRGSELTEAHSRFRVEVHLGERSLELFEDDALVGTWTVAIGAGGTPTPVGRTFVLGQIIDDKQPFSPVIMPLGSHSETLDSYGGGPGTVALHGWTDPSVFGKAISHGCVRVPDDALDLLRTVPIGTPVMVDEA from the coding sequence ATGGAGGAGTCGCGCCGCCGCACCAGCTGGCCGGTGACCCTCGTCGTGCTGCTCTTCGCGCTCTCGACGTTGGTCATGGTGCTCAAGGACGGTGGGGACGACGAGACGTCGCCGGCCGCGGCGCCGGCGGCCTCGGTCGACCTGGACCTGAAGAAGCTGCCGGTGAGCTCCACGCACTCCACGATCAAGGCGGCGCCGCAGGACCCGCGGCCGACGAAGACGCCCTCGGGCACCGTGGTGCACCCGAAGCGGGCGACGGCGCTGTACGACGAGCCCGACGGCAAGCCGTTCGCCAAGGTGCGACCGACCGAGTTCGGGGACGTCTGGCTGCCGGCGATCACGCGCAACCGCGACTGGGTGCAGGTGCTGCTGCCGTCGAAGCCGAACGGCTCGACCGGGTGGATCAGGGGCTCCGAGCTGACCGAGGCGCACAGCCGGTTCCGGGTCGAGGTGCATCTCGGCGAGCGGTCGCTGGAGCTCTTCGAGGACGACGCGCTGGTCGGGACCTGGACCGTCGCGATCGGGGCCGGAGGCACGCCGACCCCGGTCGGCCGGACCTTCGTGCTCGGGCAGATCATCGACGACAAGCAGCCGTTCTCGCCGGTGATCATGCCGCTGGGCAGCCACAGCGAGACGCTCGACTCCTACGGCGGCGGGCCCGGCACGGTGGCGCTGCACGGCTGGACCGACCCGTCGGTCTTCGGCAAGGCGATCAGTCACGGCTGCGTGCGGGTGCCCGACGACGCCCTCGACCTGCTGCGCACCGTCCCGATCGGCACCCCGGTCATGGTCGACGAGGCCTGA